The DNA sequence AAATCAAGATGGACTCTGGAGGATCTCATTCAGCAGCATCTCCACATGTACCATGCCCACTTCAACCGGGCCTTGGTCTCAGCCCGTCTCCAAGATGTGGCCCAACTACTCATGCCCCAATGGGCTCCACCTCACGAGCTCGCCTCACTAGCCTGGCTCGGCGACTGGCGGCCCTCCGCAATTCTGGGCCTGATCTGGGCCCGGGCCCGCACCTCACCGTCGCTGTCGGGGTCGTATCCGGCCATCCAGCGCCTCTTGCCGCAGCTGATCCACGAGCTACGCATCGAGGAGACGGTGGTGGAGGAGGAGATGGCGGAGATCCAAGCCACCTGTGTCCTCCACCTCCCTTTCGCTCCCATGAACCACCGTACGGGTGGCGCCGCATTGCGCTGCATTCAGTCGGAGTTCAAGAAGATCCACCAAGTGATCGTTAAGGCCCAAAGCCTCAGGTCCATTTTCACTCTCTCTTCAACCTTAACCAACATAACAGACAATGTAACTGTAATAACTGTGATAACTGTAATGACTGCctgaaatgaaaatgatgacagGTTCAAGGCATTGGAGATGGTGGTGAACAATGTATTGAGCCAAACCGACGCGGCGGAGTTCTTGGTAGCATTTGCCGGAATTCAGAAGTCCATCCACCAGTTCGCGGCGCATCAAAGGCTCCGAAAGGGTCAACTGTCGGTGTGTGTGAAGGCGGTGGGAAATAGTCAGAGTTGAGTGATAGGAGAGTGTAGGTATTACTAGGCACTGAAGTTTTGAATTCTCAAGTTTTAAAAAGTTTCAGTAGGTGATGACTTTGGAATTTTATGTGGGAACTAATAATATCaggcatgaatttttttttttcccctttttaatTGCACCCTTAAATGCTCACTTGGATaaggaagttttttttatttttaaaattataaaatagtagAACCTATAAAAAGTATGAATTTATGTTATGttcttaaaaagtatttttaaaatttgagatagtaagctttaattttttttaaaaggattttaaattatattacattttatataaaatttagttaGAGCTTGTTCggtcatataatttaaaaacggttttctatttttaaaaatgaaaatttgtttttaaaaattcctaactctattttattgttgttttctgaaaataatttttaaaaataaagtgaaatagagaagaatttttagaaagtaAATAGGAATTGTTTTTaccaagttttaaaaaaacataaacccatttggtcatattttatgaaacttgtttaacaaattttaaaagcaagttttagaaaaacatgatcaaatgaacgttagttttttaaaacaaaaaattatcgAAATCACACCTAATAATTTCATGAACAAAACCGTGTATTTCATGGACAAAAACTCATTAAATTCCTTTACTTGAttcattattaataaatttatttgacatATAAATATGAATTCAGACTTGTTTTTATCATCATTCACATTTATATATTCGGTGTGATGATGCCAGCACTACAACTTGGGCGGGTTGGTCAGGTTGTTGACTAGCCCAAACCCAACTcgaattaagaaacaatcaagTCAAATTCAACTCAACCCAATTTTTAACCCAAGGCACTCAACTTAGGTtagataattcaaaatttgttcacaatatttttttaaaactattttctatctatttatataaaaatttaaataataaataaaataaaattttaaaatagcaaaagaataaatataaatttatatatttttcttttaaaaaatgaaaaatacataatataatataatttgatatttttttcttaatgagtATTATTATATcagataatatatattataaatattataaagatATTAAATCAGGGGTTTAGGTGGTTATTCGAATATTGATCTGAACCCAATCCAAATTAAGTTCAAATTAAAACAACATAACTCAAGCTCAATCcgaatgttaaaaataattatctaaaccCACTCAAATATCAAGTTGTGCTCGGGTTAGGTCAGGCAGACTTGAGTTTACCCTTAGATGATgttgctaaaaaaaataatcataacttaGAAAAGTTAGTTTTTTCCAAGTGATAGTGGGAAAGTTGTAGAGCAAAGAAGGCCACATTAGTCAAATATGGAAGCCATAACATctcaaaagacactttccaaAGATAAAACAGCCATAGAGATAGAATATCATTCACGTGGGCTGTGCTCTAAAGCATTTTCACCATTCCTTTACGTGTCTCACTGCTTTGTTCCTCATTCAATGTCTTCTCTCAGTGGAAACCAGCATTTCAACCTTCTTTTCATCTCATTTTCTCAAGTATTTCCCTATTTCTCtgaaataatatacaaaaccctaatattagttttatttatgacccatggttaaaaagaaaaatgttaaaaaaagaaaaaaatagtaaagaaaatgattttctcatagttaaatttattataaaaatataaataaataaataaatataattaaaattagtaaaaaaaaacttatataatttttttccttccactttttctttctattcttttttttttttttttgcattttctcttaaattttccaaaaccaaatatagtttgagaaataattttttatattttataaaaaaaaatgtgtttccaagctttgaaaaagtgatttaaaatcatttaaaaaagaaaaagctaatgcttttttttttctttttttttataagatttgaATAAACTTGAATTTGTTTGAAATCTAAATTGAATTGATGTAAAAATGTGGTCCaaaattgtaattttgttttgtctattcaaataaaatatctgaaaataagaattaatttataaacaaaGAGTACACAAAACCTATTCTTGATATTATGGAAATCAAAACCTTATtcctaatgatttttaaagatacgagataaatttatgttttttttataaaatattttattttatataaaaaattattttaaaaataaaaaataaaaaatatatccaaagcCTAGACACAACAatattaaggtggtgtttgttttttggctgaatacaaaaaactaaatattttggttttttctattcagctaaaagtaacatattaacatcatccaatatagataaaatgaacttgttattaataagttcaatttaattatattggatatTGTCAACAGgttacttttaacttaataaaaaaaactaaatattttgactttttttatacAGCTAAAAAACCTAAGTATGGAAAAGAattacaaaaaacaaagaacaagaTATCAACAAATATGGCATCATATCGGACTAGTAAGGTAGGGGAATAGGCTTGAAAACATTCCTAAGGAATGATCCTAACCACCCTAGGCACACAGGGAAATTGTACTAATGTGGCCCTTGATTGTGCCCATGGCCCCCATTCATTAGGTTTACTCCTTGTGTGCCACACACCCTCAAATCAACCACTTTGAAACAATTTCACATGGGAATATTTGACTTTTGTGCTCACTTTTACACACCCTTTTGGCTTCCTTTCGTAATCATATGCACTAACATGTTACTACTTTTCTTCTCCATACATTTCTCCCATTGTCTCTCAATCAAAGGTAAATATAAGAAGAAAGAATTTCTATGTTTGCCCATTTGTATGGATGCTCCATTTATTTAATATACATCGACTGTCGATGGATCACGTCCCACAACCATTTGGGTGAGACAAATAGATCTCATGTCTCTCATAGGTTTTGAATGTCTATGAAGAATGTGAGACATATTTCCAACAACTATTAGGTTGGGAGATTTATGATTGAAAACCTTAATTACTCATATGATAAATGGTGTTGTACCATAATTTGTTGAATGAATTGAAaatcatatgataaaataaCAAGTGTTGGagtttgttttaatattttatcattatctCTTTTATTGACTTAAAAAACACGTCGGTTGAGTGCAAACACGTCTTTTCATGTAGTGATGTCAAAATTATCGGTATAGGAATTGGGTTTTTGGTCATTACTTTTTTCTTATAGTTTTATAAGTCACTTTGTTGAATCTGAATCTaataaaaacaacataaaaaaaaaacaaatgaatgtA is a window from the Vitis riparia cultivar Riparia Gloire de Montpellier isolate 1030 chromosome 9, EGFV_Vit.rip_1.0, whole genome shotgun sequence genome containing:
- the LOC117922674 gene encoding uncharacterized protein LOC117922674; its protein translation is MKGTLFQPLLKYIHEDDGSEEEEESKEKSVAGEETEGGEFDDITESVQYKNLRKGETTKQGDDLSLEKHGLWLQEQKSRVARLQKHLKSRWTLEDLIQQHLHMYHAHFNRALVSARLQDVAQLLMPQWAPPHELASLAWLGDWRPSAILGLIWARARTSPSLSGSYPAIQRLLPQLIHELRIEETVVEEEMAEIQATCVLHLPFAPMNHRTGGAALRCIQSEFKKIHQVIVKAQSLRFKALEMVVNNVLSQTDAAEFLVAFAGIQKSIHQFAAHQRLRKGQLSVCVKAVGNSQS